The Pseudomonas baetica genome includes a region encoding these proteins:
- a CDS encoding BatD family protein: MNRVVAFASRLAPTEDLRRTQPPCGSEPAREEAHSIATTAGTLLLFSLLSLNAFATEPQLQVQAHLQPAEGAMVGGLIELQIDVLTDTWFTSAATLPDLKLDGALVMPPDGQAQHLNQTIDGQSFSGLRYSYLITPNVARRFDIPALTVLATPGQATREISAQSQPVQFSAAQPPGFKPGETPLIASGLRFTQSITHSASPLKVGDSLTRQLTLQADGALAMALPIPTLGDVPGLSRYTKTPQVTSLDDGRGDILGGQRIDSVTYRIDKAGSHTLPAIDVKWWDASTRQSRTAQVPAVTFEAMTSSAYKPVFSISEDLKQLGQNRLHFSTHRLWWLSLFAAVVGAAYLLRPALIRARKNRQARRQAQQRAWQQSPAFAWQQIDAQLQARPPQLSALYLWLRRSRLGLKLVDAGPRLQGLLRGLYGRQPSTEQTLVQLRESLSTLHSQAEQQQAKPAPALRPLNPVHEKDFP; this comes from the coding sequence ATGAACCGAGTCGTGGCCTTCGCGAGCAGGCTCGCTCCCACAGAGGATCTGCGCCGTACACAGCCCCCATGTGGGAGCGAGCCTGCTCGCGAAGAGGCCCATTCAATCGCCACAACTGCCGGCACCTTACTGCTGTTCAGTCTGCTCAGCCTCAATGCTTTCGCCACCGAACCCCAACTCCAAGTCCAGGCCCACCTGCAACCCGCCGAGGGCGCCATGGTCGGCGGCCTGATCGAACTGCAAATCGACGTCCTCACCGACACCTGGTTCACCAGCGCTGCCACCCTGCCCGACCTGAAACTCGACGGCGCCCTGGTCATGCCGCCCGACGGTCAGGCCCAGCACCTCAATCAAACCATCGACGGCCAGTCCTTCAGCGGTTTGCGTTACAGCTACCTGATCACCCCGAACGTCGCACGCAGGTTCGACATCCCGGCGCTGACCGTGCTCGCCACGCCCGGGCAGGCCACCCGCGAAATCAGTGCGCAAAGCCAACCGGTGCAATTCAGCGCCGCCCAGCCGCCGGGTTTCAAACCGGGGGAAACGCCGTTGATTGCCAGCGGTTTGCGGTTCACTCAGAGCATCACCCATTCGGCGAGCCCGTTGAAAGTCGGTGACAGCCTCACCCGCCAACTGACCCTGCAAGCGGACGGCGCACTGGCGATGGCCCTGCCGATTCCAACGCTCGGTGATGTTCCCGGGCTAAGCCGCTATACCAAAACCCCGCAAGTCACCTCTCTGGACGACGGTCGCGGCGACATCCTCGGCGGTCAGCGCATCGACAGCGTCACCTACCGCATCGACAAGGCCGGTTCGCACACCTTGCCGGCCATTGACGTGAAGTGGTGGGACGCCAGTACTCGCCAATCGCGCACTGCGCAGGTGCCGGCGGTGACGTTTGAGGCAATGACCAGCAGCGCCTACAAACCGGTCTTCTCGATCAGCGAAGACCTCAAGCAACTGGGCCAGAATCGCCTGCATTTTTCCACGCATCGGCTTTGGTGGCTGAGCTTGTTCGCGGCAGTCGTCGGCGCCGCTTATCTGTTGCGTCCTGCACTCATCCGCGCCAGAAAAAACCGGCAAGCGCGCCGGCAGGCGCAACAACGGGCGTGGCAGCAATCGCCCGCCTTCGCCTGGCAACAAATCGATGCACAACTGCAAGCCCGCCCTCCTCAATTGAGCGCGCTGTACCTGTGGCTGCGCCGTAGTCGGCTGGGTCTGAAACTGGTCGATGCCGGCCCGCGCCTGCAAGGCCTGTTGCGCGGGCTTTACGGGCGTCAGCCGAGCACCGAACAAACACTCGTTCAACTGCGCGAATCATTGTCTACGCTTCACAGTCAGGCCGAACAGCAGCAAGCAAAACCGGCACCGGCCCTGCGTCCGCTCAACCCCGTTCACGAGAAGGATTTCCCATGA
- a CDS encoding HAD family hydrolase, whose amino-acid sequence MTTALLHRQRFSLALLFGLALPLLAQANEPLPSWNDGPAKRSIIEFVQTVTDQTSKDFVKPGDRIAVFDNDGTLWSEQPAYFELLFAFDEVKRTAAQHPEWKTTQPFKAVLESDHKALAAAGMDGLLKIFGATHTGMTTEAFDDYAKTWLSQARHPKTGKPYTEMIFQPMLEMLDYLRKQDFKTYIVSGGDTGFMRAFAEKVYGIPPEQVIGTTFITSFQYKDGKASIVRTAKLAHNDDGPGKPESIDAVIGKRPILAFGNSDGDLQMLQWTAAGPGKRFMGLVHHTDAKREWAYDRKSDIGRLDKALDEANSRGWTVVDMASEWRRIYPFEPTVTGQVQ is encoded by the coding sequence ATGACGACTGCGCTCCTGCACCGCCAACGTTTCTCACTGGCTTTGTTGTTTGGCCTTGCCCTGCCGCTGCTCGCCCAGGCCAACGAGCCGCTGCCGTCTTGGAATGACGGCCCGGCGAAGCGCAGCATTATCGAATTCGTCCAAACGGTGACCGACCAGACCAGCAAGGACTTCGTCAAACCGGGCGACCGCATCGCCGTGTTCGACAACGACGGTACGTTGTGGAGTGAACAACCGGCGTATTTCGAATTGCTGTTCGCCTTCGATGAGGTCAAGCGCACCGCCGCGCAGCATCCGGAATGGAAAACCACCCAGCCGTTCAAAGCGGTTCTGGAGAGCGACCACAAAGCCCTCGCTGCGGCGGGCATGGACGGCTTGCTGAAGATTTTCGGCGCCACCCACACCGGCATGACCACCGAAGCCTTCGATGATTACGCCAAGACCTGGCTCAGTCAGGCGCGCCATCCAAAAACGGGCAAGCCGTACACCGAGATGATCTTCCAGCCGATGCTGGAGATGCTCGACTACCTGCGCAAACAGGACTTCAAGACCTACATCGTCTCCGGCGGCGACACCGGGTTCATGCGCGCCTTCGCCGAGAAGGTCTACGGCATACCGCCGGAACAGGTAATCGGCACCACGTTCATCACTTCATTCCAATACAAGGACGGCAAGGCCTCGATCGTGCGCACAGCGAAACTGGCGCATAACGACGACGGCCCTGGCAAACCGGAAAGCATCGACGCGGTGATCGGCAAACGGCCGATCCTCGCCTTCGGCAACTCCGACGGCGACCTGCAGATGCTGCAATGGACAGCCGCTGGTCCCGGCAAACGCTTTATGGGTCTGGTGCATCACACCGACGCCAAACGCGAATGGGCGTACGACCGAAAATCCGATATCGGCCGGCTCGACAAGGCCCTGGACGAAGCCAATTCCCGTGGCTGGACCGTGGTCGACATGGCGTCGGAGTGGCGTCGGATCTACCCGTTCGAGCCAACGGTCACCGGGCAAGTGCAATAA
- a CDS encoding fused MFS/spermidine synthase, translated as MSSRIASKPSAIPASHTTSQALLIPALLLCISGAAALVYQVLWIKQLSLVVGVEVYAITTGISAFFAGLALGGWLFGRWADRLQQPVLLYAGLEVLVAILGVSATVAMSLAASPFAWLQEHVGLLAWILPFALVGLPAVLMGGTLPVLVRSLAADPGKAGGQLYAANTLGAIVGTLLAALVLIASLGVRGSALFAAMLNLLAAVGALWFARQHHAPVTTIVKRHAEKAADRSALWLYSIVGGVALGYEVVWSQSIVQFMSTRTYAFAVVLATYLTGLFLGSALLARRVERIRDPWGVFGLLIAGAGLVALLEIAVLGRWLVIAQSQVEMWLLSLGASELAGMSARFAVAALSIVFVPTLLLGAAFPLALRLSVGQARVGRDVGAVVAFNTLGGIVGVMLCGFLLIPLLGLVRTLGLLAIIAAGIGYFAVRKGHHVKKGRRQAVVALGLLSVVLAVSTPVNKLASLLPGARNGTLAFYEEGRGGTVAVVAQGRGENTFHRLYIQGVSNTGDAMPSLRYMRIQALLPLLIHSSEPRSTLVIGFGTGITAGALLRYPGLEHRVVAELLPAVVKAAPLFKGNFNAASDPGVDVRLRDGRQELLRSAQTYDLITLEPPPPSAAGVVNLYSRDFYQLAASRLEKQGIVAQWLPLPTQNIDDSRSLVRSFLDVFPYASLWTSEFHEMLLVGSLQPMPLDAAKITERFQQDSVRSTLQDVGIGSAAALLATWVTDRAGLERFAADAPAVTDDQPRIEYAPWVRSKEITRVLPALLDLYQPPPLVNADAGFNERMETHRQRLMQFYRASLHAYEGDRDAWGRDMRKVMRWDGGNPYFRWFIGQ; from the coding sequence ATGTCCTCACGTATCGCCAGCAAGCCATCGGCCATACCCGCTTCGCACACCACCTCCCAAGCACTGCTCATCCCCGCCCTGCTGCTGTGCATCTCCGGCGCGGCGGCGCTGGTCTATCAAGTGCTGTGGATCAAGCAACTGTCGCTGGTGGTCGGGGTCGAGGTCTATGCGATCACCACCGGTATCAGTGCGTTTTTCGCAGGACTGGCCCTCGGTGGCTGGCTGTTCGGGCGCTGGGCTGATCGCTTGCAACAACCGGTTCTGCTGTATGCCGGGCTGGAAGTGCTGGTGGCGATTCTCGGCGTCAGCGCGACCGTGGCCATGAGCCTGGCGGCCAGTCCGTTTGCCTGGCTGCAAGAGCATGTCGGCCTGCTCGCGTGGATATTGCCGTTCGCATTGGTCGGCCTGCCGGCGGTGTTAATGGGCGGCACCCTGCCGGTGCTGGTGCGTTCGCTCGCCGCCGATCCGGGCAAGGCCGGCGGTCAGTTGTATGCGGCGAACACCTTGGGCGCGATTGTCGGCACCCTGCTCGCCGCGCTCGTGTTGATCGCCAGTCTCGGTGTACGTGGCAGTGCCTTGTTTGCCGCGATGCTCAATCTGCTGGCCGCCGTCGGCGCGCTGTGGTTTGCCCGGCAACATCATGCCCCGGTCACCACCATCGTCAAACGTCACGCGGAAAAAGCTGCGGACCGTTCGGCGCTGTGGCTGTATTCCATCGTCGGTGGCGTGGCACTGGGCTATGAAGTGGTCTGGTCGCAATCGATCGTGCAGTTCATGAGCACTCGCACCTACGCGTTTGCCGTGGTGCTGGCGACCTATCTGACCGGGCTGTTTCTGGGCAGCGCCCTGCTCGCTCGCCGGGTCGAACGCATCCGTGATCCGTGGGGCGTGTTCGGTTTGCTGATAGCCGGCGCAGGGCTGGTCGCCTTGCTGGAAATCGCCGTGCTCGGGCGCTGGCTGGTGATCGCGCAAAGTCAGGTGGAAATGTGGCTGTTGAGCCTGGGCGCCAGTGAGTTGGCCGGCATGAGTGCACGCTTTGCAGTGGCAGCATTGAGCATCGTGTTTGTGCCGACGCTGTTGCTCGGTGCCGCGTTTCCACTGGCGCTGCGTCTGAGTGTCGGTCAGGCGCGCGTCGGCCGTGATGTCGGCGCCGTGGTGGCGTTCAATACCTTGGGCGGGATTGTCGGGGTGATGCTCTGCGGCTTCCTGCTGATTCCGTTGCTGGGGCTGGTGCGCACTTTGGGGCTGCTGGCGATCATCGCCGCCGGCATCGGCTACTTTGCGGTGCGCAAGGGCCATCATGTGAAGAAAGGCCGGCGCCAGGCCGTGGTTGCCCTTGGGTTGTTGTCAGTTGTTTTGGCGGTGTCCACCCCGGTCAACAAACTCGCCAGCCTGTTGCCCGGCGCACGCAACGGCACGCTCGCATTCTACGAAGAAGGTCGCGGTGGCACTGTGGCGGTGGTGGCGCAAGGGCGTGGCGAGAACACCTTCCACCGTTTGTACATTCAAGGCGTGTCGAACACCGGCGATGCGATGCCCTCCCTGCGTTATATGCGCATTCAGGCGCTGTTGCCGCTGCTGATCCACAGCAGCGAACCGCGCTCGACGCTGGTCATCGGCTTCGGCACCGGCATCACCGCTGGCGCCCTGCTGCGCTATCCGGGGCTGGAACACCGGGTGGTCGCCGAACTGTTGCCGGCGGTGGTCAAAGCCGCGCCGCTGTTCAAGGGCAACTTCAACGCCGCCAGCGATCCCGGCGTCGATGTGCGTCTGCGTGACGGACGCCAGGAATTGCTGCGCAGCGCGCAAACCTATGACCTGATCACTCTCGAACCGCCACCGCCCTCTGCGGCCGGCGTGGTCAATCTGTATTCGCGGGATTTCTATCAATTGGCGGCGAGTCGCCTGGAGAAACAGGGCATCGTCGCGCAGTGGCTGCCATTGCCGACGCAGAACATCGACGACTCGCGCTCACTGGTGCGCAGTTTCCTTGATGTGTTCCCTTACGCCTCCCTGTGGACCAGCGAATTCCACGAGATGTTGCTGGTGGGCTCGCTGCAACCGATGCCCCTGGACGCGGCGAAAATCACCGAGAGATTCCAGCAGGACAGCGTGCGCAGCACCTTGCAGGATGTCGGCATCGGTTCAGCCGCCGCCCTGCTCGCGACCTGGGTGACCGATCGCGCCGGGCTTGAACGCTTTGCCGCCGATGCGCCTGCGGTGACCGACGATCAGCCTCGGATCGAATATGCACCGTGGGTGCGCAGCAAGGAGATCACCCGGGTGTTGCCGGCGCTGCTGGACCTGTATCAGCCGCCGCCGCTGGTGAATGCCGATGCCGGGTTCAATGAGCGCATGGAAACCCATCGCCAGCGCTTGATGCAGTTCTATCGGGCGAGTCTACATGCCTATGAAGGAGATCGGGACGCGTGGGGGCGGGATATGCGCAAGGTGATGCGTTGGGATGGAGGAAATCCGTATTTCCGTTGGTTTATCGGACAATGA
- a CDS encoding vWA domain-containing protein encodes MWQLDYPWLLLLLPLPWLAYRYLPAYNEARSAVRVPFFAAMSRAVGEAPGIVGSRRNHWQLLLNVLVWALILLATARPVFVEKPIERQQPVRDLMLAIDLSQSMETEDFTNASGAKINRLAAVKEVVQGFIDKRKDDRLGLIVFGSGAYPQAPLTLDHASLSLLLADTGIGMAGPNTAIGDAIGLSLKLLDQAHEQEKVLILLTDGNDTSSAITPDHAAEMAANKGVIIHTIGIGDPSASGEAKVNLSALEQIAKTTGGQFFRAEDRTALDQVYSTLDRLTPHQVNTLSHQPQRELFYWPLGAAMALLALYHLGALLRVRLAFARQRQEA; translated from the coding sequence ATGTGGCAGCTTGATTACCCGTGGCTATTGCTCCTGTTGCCATTACCTTGGCTGGCTTACCGTTATCTGCCCGCCTACAACGAGGCCCGCAGCGCCGTGCGCGTGCCGTTTTTCGCTGCGATGAGCCGGGCCGTCGGTGAGGCGCCGGGCATCGTCGGCAGCCGACGCAATCATTGGCAATTGCTGTTGAACGTACTCGTCTGGGCATTAATTCTGCTGGCCACCGCTCGCCCGGTGTTCGTTGAAAAGCCCATCGAACGACAACAACCGGTGCGCGACCTGATGCTCGCCATCGACCTCTCGCAATCGATGGAAACCGAAGATTTCACCAACGCCAGTGGCGCAAAAATCAATCGCCTCGCCGCCGTCAAAGAGGTGGTTCAAGGCTTTATCGACAAGCGCAAGGATGACCGCCTCGGCCTGATCGTGTTCGGCAGCGGCGCCTATCCGCAGGCACCGCTGACCCTCGATCACGCCAGTCTCTCGCTATTGCTGGCCGACACCGGCATCGGCATGGCCGGGCCCAACACGGCCATCGGCGATGCCATCGGCTTGAGCCTGAAGCTGCTGGATCAGGCCCACGAGCAGGAAAAAGTCCTTATCCTGCTCACCGATGGCAACGACACCAGCAGCGCAATCACTCCGGATCACGCCGCAGAAATGGCCGCCAACAAAGGTGTGATCATTCACACCATCGGTATCGGCGACCCGAGCGCGTCCGGCGAAGCCAAGGTCAACCTGTCGGCGCTGGAGCAGATCGCCAAAACCACCGGTGGCCAGTTCTTCCGCGCCGAAGACCGCACTGCGCTGGATCAGGTCTACAGCACTCTTGATCGCCTCACCCCGCACCAGGTGAACACCCTCAGCCATCAACCGCAACGCGAGTTGTTTTACTGGCCGCTGGGTGCGGCGATGGCCCTGCTGGCCCTGTATCACCTCGGCGCGCTGCTGCGGGTCCGTCTGGCATTCGCTCGTCAGCGACAGGAGGCCTGA
- a CDS encoding arylsulfatase — protein sequence MTRIRKWLPKLAFVATSVLALSATATAAEKPNILVIFGDDIGQTNISAYSMGVVGYKTPNIDRIAKEGMMFTDYYAENSCTAGRSSFITGQTPLRTGLSKVGAPGATVGLQKRDITIAQALKSQGYATGQFGKNHLGDKDEYLPTNHGFDEFFGNLYHLNAEEEPERPYWPKDDPDFVKANSPRGVIHSFADGKIEDTGALTTKRMETIDDETTAAAQAFIEKQAKADKPFFVWMNTTRMHLFTHVRDSMKGQSGMPGNEYADGMLEHDGDVGKLLKTLDDLKITDNTIVVYTTDNGPNQFSWPDAATTPFRNEKNSNWEGAYRVPAMVRWPGKIKAGEVSNEMFSGLDWFPTLLAAAGDTDVANKLLKGWAPTSGGNSFKVHLDGYNQLPYLTGQKPNGERKEFYYFNDDGMLVSMRFGNWKAVFAEQRAPGGFAVWSNPFTPLRVPKIFNLRMDPYERADVVSDQYYDWSTKNVYLVAVATTKAARFLQTFIEFPPSQKPASFSIDQIRAAVDAKIEEKMKAAPAAQ from the coding sequence ATGACTCGCATACGCAAATGGCTACCGAAACTCGCCTTCGTGGCGACCTCGGTCCTGGCGCTGTCGGCTACGGCCACGGCGGCTGAAAAACCCAATATTCTCGTAATCTTCGGCGATGACATCGGCCAGACCAACATCAGCGCTTATTCGATGGGGGTGGTGGGCTACAAGACCCCGAACATCGACCGCATCGCCAAAGAAGGCATGATGTTCACCGACTACTACGCGGAGAACAGCTGCACCGCCGGCCGATCCTCGTTCATCACCGGTCAGACGCCGCTGCGTACCGGCCTGTCGAAAGTCGGCGCACCGGGCGCGACTGTCGGCTTGCAAAAGCGCGATATCACCATCGCCCAGGCGCTCAAATCGCAGGGTTACGCCACCGGGCAGTTTGGCAAAAACCACCTTGGGGACAAGGACGAATACCTGCCGACCAACCACGGTTTCGATGAGTTCTTCGGCAACCTCTATCACCTCAACGCCGAAGAGGAACCTGAGCGCCCCTATTGGCCCAAGGATGATCCGGACTTCGTCAAGGCCAACTCGCCACGTGGCGTCATTCACAGTTTTGCCGACGGCAAGATCGAAGACACCGGCGCGCTGACCACCAAGCGCATGGAAACCATCGACGACGAAACCACGGCGGCGGCGCAGGCGTTCATCGAGAAACAAGCCAAGGCTGACAAGCCGTTTTTTGTCTGGATGAACACGACCCGCATGCACCTGTTCACCCACGTGCGTGACTCGATGAAAGGCCAGAGCGGCATGCCCGGCAACGAGTATGCAGACGGCATGCTTGAGCATGACGGCGACGTCGGCAAACTGCTGAAAACCCTCGACGACCTGAAAATCACCGACAACACCATTGTGGTCTACACCACCGACAACGGCCCTAACCAGTTCTCCTGGCCGGACGCGGCGACCACGCCATTCCGCAACGAGAAAAATTCCAACTGGGAAGGCGCGTACCGGGTTCCGGCGATGGTCCGCTGGCCCGGCAAGATCAAGGCCGGTGAAGTCTCCAACGAGATGTTCTCGGGCCTGGACTGGTTCCCGACCCTGTTGGCCGCCGCAGGCGACACCGATGTAGCAAACAAGCTGCTCAAGGGCTGGGCGCCGACCAGCGGTGGCAACTCTTTCAAAGTGCATCTGGACGGTTACAACCAGTTGCCTTACCTGACCGGTCAAAAACCCAATGGTGAGCGCAAGGAGTTCTACTACTTCAACGACGACGGCATGCTGGTTTCGATGCGCTTTGGCAACTGGAAAGCCGTATTCGCCGAGCAGCGTGCACCGGGTGGCTTCGCCGTATGGAGCAACCCGTTCACGCCGTTGCGTGTACCTAAAATATTCAACTTGAGAATGGACCCGTATGAGCGCGCCGACGTGGTCTCGGATCAATACTACGACTGGTCGACCAAGAACGTTTACCTCGTCGCGGTGGCAACGACCAAGGCTGCGCGTTTTCTGCAGACCTTCATCGAATTCCCGCCCAGCCAAAAACCGGCGAGCTTCAGCATCGACCAGATCCGTGCTGCAGTGGACGCGAAGATTGAAGAAAAAATGAAAGCGGCTCCGGCTGCCCAGTAA
- a CDS encoding VWA domain-containing protein, whose protein sequence is MEINLSDFHFLRPLWLFLALFGAVLPLLWRRGRDLQRRLRGNIAEHLLPHLLVTPQDHQRLRPVHLLCALLILGALAAAGPTWEQDRPDFLENRAPLIVAVDLSPSMDASDVQPSRLEATKHTLHNLIKRRAGARTALIAYAGSAHMVLPPTDDAALLDTFIQALGSGLIDKPGKDVGAVIDQAKRLLSAEKTPGSLLLITDGADTTQLDGLDKRVGDSPLQVLVLAVGSEDGGVIHDANRQPRTDADGRPALGSFDQAALKQLASALDAPLGSLTLNEDDLDWIELHAQQHFQSASAEQRELHWKDTGYWLCWPLLLLALFSVRKSWSVNWMPALALAIGLGWPAAPAQANALTDAFFTRDQQGRWAFEHQHLPQAAALFVDPYWKGIAAYHAADYDLALATFARLDTPQAYFYLGNIYVRRFKFDEAIAAYTQALKLQPQFPEATANLALAQALLKDTESAEKNAPQTKPDEVKFDKAPGKGQSKAMETEQAASDALWLQNLTTSPATFLKQKFSLQDQQGARP, encoded by the coding sequence ATGGAGATCAATCTCAGCGACTTCCATTTCCTGCGTCCGCTATGGCTGTTTCTCGCCCTGTTCGGCGCCGTGCTGCCGCTGCTTTGGCGTCGCGGTCGCGACCTGCAACGACGCCTGCGCGGCAATATCGCCGAACACCTGTTGCCGCATTTGCTGGTCACCCCGCAAGACCATCAACGCCTGCGCCCGGTGCATCTGCTATGCGCGCTGTTGATCCTCGGTGCACTCGCCGCCGCCGGGCCGACCTGGGAACAGGATCGACCGGATTTTCTCGAGAATCGTGCGCCGTTGATTGTCGCTGTAGACCTGTCGCCGTCGATGGATGCCAGCGATGTGCAGCCGAGCCGACTGGAAGCGACGAAACACACACTGCACAACCTGATCAAGCGCCGCGCCGGTGCCCGTACTGCGCTGATCGCCTACGCCGGGAGCGCGCATATGGTGTTGCCGCCGACCGACGATGCGGCGCTGCTCGACACCTTCATTCAAGCCTTGGGCAGCGGATTGATCGACAAACCGGGCAAAGACGTCGGCGCGGTGATCGATCAGGCGAAACGTTTGCTCAGCGCCGAAAAAACACCCGGCAGTTTGCTGCTGATCACCGACGGCGCCGACACCACACAACTCGACGGCCTCGACAAGCGGGTGGGCGACAGTCCGTTGCAAGTGCTGGTATTGGCGGTTGGCAGTGAGGATGGCGGAGTCATCCACGATGCCAACCGCCAGCCGCGCACGGATGCCGACGGGCGCCCGGCACTGGGCAGTTTCGATCAGGCGGCGCTCAAGCAACTGGCCTCTGCACTCGATGCGCCCTTGGGCAGCCTGACGCTCAATGAGGACGATCTGGACTGGATCGAACTGCACGCGCAGCAGCATTTCCAGAGTGCCAGCGCCGAGCAGCGCGAACTGCACTGGAAAGACACCGGCTACTGGCTGTGCTGGCCGCTGTTGCTGTTGGCGCTGTTCAGTGTGCGCAAGAGTTGGAGCGTCAACTGGATGCCTGCGCTTGCACTGGCGATTGGCTTGGGTTGGCCTGCGGCACCCGCGCAGGCCAACGCCCTGACCGACGCCTTTTTCACCCGCGATCAGCAGGGCCGCTGGGCCTTCGAACACCAGCACCTGCCGCAGGCTGCCGCGCTGTTTGTCGACCCGTACTGGAAAGGTATCGCGGCGTATCACGCGGCTGATTACGACCTGGCGCTGGCGACGTTTGCGCGGCTGGACACGCCGCAGGCCTATTTCTATCTGGGCAATATTTACGTGCGTCGCTTCAAGTTCGATGAAGCCATTGCCGCCTATACCCAGGCCTTGAAACTGCAACCGCAGTTCCCCGAGGCCACGGCCAATCTGGCGCTGGCGCAGGCGTTGCTCAAGGACACTGAAAGCGCGGAGAAAAACGCCCCGCAGACCAAACCCGACGAGGTGAAATTCGACAAGGCACCGGGCAAGGGCCAGAGCAAAGCCATGGAGACTGAGCAGGCCGCGTCCGATGCCTTGTGGTTGCAGAACCTGACCACCTCGCCGGCGACGTTTCTCAAGCAGAAGTTCAGCTTGCAGGATCAGCAGGGAGCCAGGCCATGA